A window from Toxoplasma gondii ME49 chromosome IX, whole genome shotgun sequence encodes these proteins:
- a CDS encoding RNA recognition motif-containing protein (encoded by transcript TGME49_292200) has translation MEQTTCAASGDSLTRRTVSNSTEAARAEEDLQARDDDAPSREEETRHEQEEEMEDSEDDEEARERLMLAEAKKLSAEVKQNPWRGADGALTFQRLAELYRHLGEYEKLNRTARLACVYCPVGEEFLLSWLEEEKRVARLLSGAAFESSFPSHQLPLPREQHLHIRRLYRLARFVLPSVSLALSHLRFEEAAFFASSGAFSFSRSSSSSVSPSSVVSAEGIRGMFEEALDDFALHALEGPCLWAAYRHFEGAILDSLRRRQLEKRDSGKQEGKQDRGQQEGRLETGGGNHEEESEVVRQMHRIQQLFCRQLQLPLAGLGDLLDEYRLWDAEVFSCTLGEAEGAEAARRRVWLGAAEAAHALGLSVWQRERKDFEIEVQSAFDDDQANKQISCTARVWSAYLAAECRSGDARRFFATTLRALEELGSLHLQLWRDSADALYSLSLEFASRASPKLSTRPVEPDDARPSAEATGAAAGRAKPTARRRTGRRSDSGKATWTLVEGWCLVRDVEREDAGDAESEPAVSSAWLLEKELVVLQRGIRHFPRDCSLWTRYVQCAAEFVASADQLQTIRDTACLKALNVASPAALSPASPNASSSSAARPSTSSPVSPVDGAAGEMQLAFAKSLLAFARRLARRLSPEEQRPAGSVPESLDSLRAVVRQTRDAYDLAVNLAETRSSEVSPPASVCSAGGGCKLLAAALVAQAKGEAELLRLCRGLWVDARDFRESRRLVEKLQSVCPCEARAWAAAGAFLAELLVNETDGREGSAREPGAAQEVQNFVARWRLAAQTALAGDDADVVAAREELDRRWKEVAWLVSSPASLMSASPRSASSLSSAHASGVSSPRGREKKTRESEETASPTVASRDAFFRSKDVWAEQRDHRRAHSREGEEERGLASPSLGPADGDAEKERAAICLSSIMRLRRKRQRLQGETDWETSSDCSTDSVAVAVSSATGTSPELLSSLSLLHASAGIKAPGAAFVPSGPAGSGGAATPPGFFPSSGLASSSAEHCLFPSSGLASSSGSPLLLVAPGSPGAVSASPTGARKLAAPGEFPRAAAAGGGLGPSGISAAGAVPPLLLTPALNGVERGTSPRVSRAAAAEATVPGAKKKLRSRGNAGASSGGISSDAGPLASSSSGDEVREATPRADAASGSVCGGLELEAGEKSVTLPPASLSSSLHFGGAESHLSFFFSGRASAGGLQAGEASAPSGPACGTGGAGARFSSSPSFSRSASPRTPLSPSLSRSSRSPSPSVSRRNSGTFLPLLGPEREKSVAADRGLFLSPEEIERATRATWDGHESADPALAPPVPPSSPRSSPRMLPSSPSLAAAAFALAACAVDPKKTTRPGHKKSQRRGASDASSSSSSSSSSFSSSSSSSSSSSSSSASSSSSLSSPHHHGSSQARDLAAPSPAAFALPEARREKSEEKAHAEKGGAEQVASLDFASPSASMPPPPFTPRRQSRRGSTRSAPREETPGEPDETRQERRQSGGDEENARNAKNARASSGREETEDEERGADKRRRKREDAAGASAQVEGEMGERRQEEPEEKSEEGLGPCGEDMHAEREEEERERVRPRRGKHVHQLRAAQEAEQDVTMGATQQSVDDEATRIAACMGKVEEKQTVWISNLDDSVTEQDLLLHFQSCPGFKGVRLVLDFRRRSKGFAYADFESSEEASAAAARMHGVRIRERPMKVLMSQPTRSVYEEKTLFISQVSERLDEAEVAEELARLGFVNICGVRLIGDSGAEAQSAEKERTAEEAPHRAIHKGYGFVDFSSQDATVKALQFFLRRQREAQAAAESQANFLLGGKPFVLAPSIPMKKHRWILAPPNKEAIKWEREARKEAPVDATTIFVKNLAFSVSEEELANHFVSLFSVIPSQTVVCRDASGKSRGFAFVKFDTEADAMAAMLANDSPLSGRPLTVSRSTRNITTPKQQHTRPQRLVGAKPAERQRPGVGFDARKRHQKPRLALGETGPKGEEERAELSLSSSSSASSASSSCDVPGAGGEVREKENEEKEEEMQEEREAAREERAPGQDRETAKEEKKLEKGETNEKKEGEKKTNAYFRQLFLSGGL, from the exons atgGAGCAGACGACATGCGCAGCTTCGGGAGATAGCCTGACGCGAAGGACGGTTTCGAACTCCACAGAAGCGGCGCGAGCGGAGGAAGATTTGCAGGCTCGTGATGACGACGCACCAAgtcgagaagaggagacgcgtcacgagcaagaagaagaaatggaggacagtgaagacgacgaagaagccagGGAACGACTCATGCTCGCAGAAGCCAAGAAACTCTCTGCAGAAGTCAAACAGAATCCGTGGCGAGGCGCAGACGGCGCACTCACTTTCCAGCGACTTGCtgagctgtacagacacctcggCGAATATGAAAAG TTGAATCGAACAGCTCGGCTGGCCTGCGTGTACTGTCCAGTGGGGGAGGAGTTCCTCCTTTCTTGgctggaggaggagaagcgcgtAGCGCGTCTGCTGTCGGGCGCTGCCTTCgagtcttcttttccttctcaccAGCTTCCTTTGCCTCGAGAACAGCACCTGCACATTCGGCGTCTCTATCGTCTCGCGCGATTCGTCTTGccttccgtctccctcgcgtTGAGTCATCTGCGATTCGAAGAAGctgcttttttcgcttcctcgggagccttctccttctcccgctcttcttcctcttccgtctcgccttcctccgtTGTCTCAGCTGAAGGCATTCGAGGCATGTTCGAAGAAGCTCTCGACGACTttgcgctgcatgcactggaaGGGCCGTGCCTCTGGGCGGCGTACCGCCACTTTGAGGGTGCGATTCTGGACAGCCTGCGCCGCAGACAActcgaaaagagagactccGGGAAACAGGAAGGAAAGCAAGACAGAGGACAACAAGAGGGAAGACTCGAAACTGGAGGGGGAAAtcacgaagaggagagcgaggttGTCAGGCAGATGCATCGAATTCAGCAACTCTTCTGCAGACAGCTTCAGCTTCCGCTTGCCGGCCTGGGCGACCTCCTTGACGAGTACCG gctctGGGACGCAGAAGTTTTCTCCTGCACCCTCGGCGAGGCGGAGGGCGCGGAGGCGGCGAGGCGCCGCGTGTGGCTGGGAGCTGCCgaagctgcgcatgcactggggCTCTCCGTCTGGcagcgcgagaggaaagacttCGAAATTGAAGTGCAGAGCGCATTCGACGACGACCAGGCGAACAAGCAGATCTCT TGCACAGCTCGCGTATGGTCTGCGTACCTGGCGGCTGAGTGCCGATCCGGTGACGCccggcgcttcttcgcgacgACGCTGCGAGCGCTGGAGGAGCTGGGTTCCCTGCATCTCCAGCTGTGGCGCGACTCCGCGGACGCGCTCtactctctctcgctcgagtTCGCCTCCCGCGCGTCTCCGAAGTTGTCCACGCGTCCCGTCGAGCCAGACGACGCGCGGCCGAGTGCAGAGGCTACGGGAGCGGCGGCAGGGCGCGCGAAACCGACTGCGAGACGTCGGACTGGACGCAGGAGCGACAGCGGCAAGGCGACGTGGACTCTCGTCGAAGGCTGGTGCCTGGTGCGAGATGTCGAGCGCGAggacgcaggcgacgcagagagcgaaccagctgtctcttccgcaTGGCTCTTGGAGAAGGAACTCGTCGTCCTCCAAAGAGGAATTCGGCACTTCCCGCGCGACTGTTCGCTGTGGACCCGATACGTCCAGTGCGCG gCCGAGTTCGTCGCGAGTGCAGACCAGCTGCAAACCATTCGCGACACTGCATGTTTGAAGGCTCTTAACGTCGCGTCGCCGGcggctctctcgcctgcgtctccgaACGCATCTTCAAGTTCTGCCGCTCGTCCTTCCacgtcttctcccgtctcgccTGTGGACGGAGCAGCAGGGGAAATGCAGCTGGCCTTTGCGAAAAGCTTGCTGGCGTTCGCGAGGCGGCTGGCGCGGCGACTTTCGCCCGAGGAACAGAGACCGGCCGGAAGCGTTCCGGAGTCTCTCGACTCGCTGCGGGCGGTCGTGCGTCAAACGAGGGATGCCTACGACCTCGCGGTGAATCtggcggagacgcgaagtAGCGAGGTTTCTCCCCCTGCCTCGGTCTGTTCCGCTGGCGGAGGCTGCAAGTTGCTGGCGGCGGCGCTTGTGGCGCAGgcgaaaggcgaagcagagctTCTGCGTTTGTGTCGGGGCCTCTGGGTGGACGCGAGAGACTTCCGCGAGTCGCGCAGGTTGgtcgagaagctgcagagcgTCTGTCCCTGCGAGGCGCGAGCTTGGGCGGCCGCCGGCGCGTTCCTCGCCGAGCTGCTCGTCAACGAAacagacgggagagaaggatcAGCGCGCGAGCCAGGCGCCGCGCAAGAAGTCCAAAACTTCGTCGCCAGGTGGCGTCTCGCCGCGCAAACCGCCCTCGccggagacgacgcagacgtCGTCGCAGCG CGCGAAGAACTGGACCGACGGTGGAAGGAAGTAGCTTGGCTGGTGTCATCTCCGGCGTCTCTGAtgtcggcgtctccgcggtCTGCCTCGTCGCTGTCCTCGGCGCATGCATCAGGCGTATCTTCGCCTCGcggcagggagaagaagacgcgcgagtCCGAGGAGACTGCGTCGCCGACCGTcgccagcagagacgcgttcTTCCGCTCCAAGGACGTATGGGCTGAGCAGCGCGACCACCGCAGAGCGCATTccagggaaggcgaagaggagcgcGGCCTCGCCAGTCCGAGCCTCGGTCCCGCggacggagacgccgagaaagaGCGC GCGGCCATTTGTCTCTCGTCGATCATGCGTCTACGGAGGAAGCGGCAGCGCCTGCAGGGCGAGACAGACTGGGAGACGTCCTCGGATTGTTCGACCGACAGCGTCGCCGTtgccgtctcttctgcgacTGGCACTTCCCCCgagcttctctcctcactctcgctgctgcatgcgtccgcgGGGATCAAAGCGCCGGGTGCGGCGTTCGTTCCCAGCGGACCTGCAGGCTCCGGAGGCGCGGCGACACCGCCcggcttcttcccctcctctgGCCTCGCCTCGAGCTCCGCCGAgcactgtctcttcccctcctctgGCCTCGCCTCGAGCTCAGGGTCTCCCCTGCTCCTGGTGGCTCCGGGGTCCCCcggcgctgtctctgcgtctccgacCGGCGCGCGGAAGCTCGCCGCGCCAGGGGAGTTTCCGCGCGCGGCAGCTGCCGGCGGGGGCCTGGGACCTTCGGGGATCTCCGCCGCGGGCGCCGtgccgccgctgctgctgacGCCGGCGTTGAACGGAGTGGAGCGTGGAACGAGTCCGCGGGTGTCGCGTGcagcggcggcggaggcgacTGTCCCtggcgcgaagaagaagctgcggaGTCGCGGGAACGCGGGCGCTTCCTCTGGCGGAATCTCGAGCGACGCCGGTCCGCTGGCGTCGTCGAGTTCCGGGGACGAGGTCCGCGAGGCGACACCGCGGGCGGACGCGGCCTCGGGATCCGTGTGTGGGGGCCTGGAGCTCGAGGCCGGGGAGAAGAGCGTCACACTGCCTCCAgcgtcgctttcctcgtcgctgcaCTTTGGCGGGGCAGAAAGCcatttgtcttttttcttctctggacGCGCGAGTGCAGGCGGTCTCCAAGCCGGAGAGGCCTCGGCGCCTTCAGGTCCTGCCTGCGGCACGGGGGGCGCGGGcgcgcgcttctcttcttcgccttccttctcgcgctcaGCCTCGCCGCGAAcgccgctctcgccttcgctctctcgctcctcgcggtcgccgtcgccttctgtctctcggcggAACTCGGGGACGTTTCTGCCGCTCTTGGGacctgagagagagaagagcgtcgCTGCCGACCGCggactctttctctcccccgAGGAAAttgagagagcgacgcgcgcAACCTGGGATGGTCACGAGTCGGCAGATCCTGCGCTCGCTCCGCCGgttccgccttcctcgccgagGTCCTCACCACGCATGCTgccctcgtcgccttctctcgcggctgccgccttcgctctcgctgcatgcgccgtcgACCCAAAAAAGACGACTCGCCCCGGACACAAAAAATCCCAACGACGGGGAGCTTCAgacgcctcttcttcttcgtcctcttcgtcttcttctttttcgtcttcttcctcctcgtcctcgtcttcctcttcttcatctgcttcttcgtcgtcttcgctctcgtcgccTCACCACCACGGGAGTAGTCAGGCGCGAGACTTGGCTGCGCCGTCTCCAGCAGCGTTCGCGCTCCCGGAGGCTcggcgggagaagagcgaggagaaggcgcatgcagagaaaggcggcgCAGAGCAGGTCGCGAGTTTGGACTTTGCGTCTCCGAGTGCGAGCATGCCGCCGCCACCCTTCACACCGCGACGCCAGAGCCGGCGGGGATCGACGCGCAGCGCACCACGGGAGGAGACGCCTGGGGAGCCAGATGAGACGCGGcaagagcggagacagagcggaggagacgaggagaacgcgaggaacgcgaagaacgcgagagccTCGTCAGgtcgcgaggagacagaggacgaggagcgcGGCGCAGACAAAAGGCGCAGGAAGCGCGAAGACGCGGCGGGGGCCTCGGCGCAAGTGGAAGGAGAAATGGGAGAGCGCCGGCAAGAGGagccagaagagaagagcgaggaaggactCGGTCCATGCGGAGaggacatgcatgcagagagagaggaggaagaacgcgagcgCGTCCGCcccagaagaggaaaacatgTCCACCAGCTCCG agcCGCTCAGGAAGCCGAGCAGGACGTGACGATGGGTGCGACCCAGCAGTCGGTCGATGACGAGGCGACGCGaatcgctgcatgcatggggaaagtcgaggaaaagcagaccGTCTGGATCTCCAATCTTGACGACTCGGTGACGGAACAagaccttcttcttcacttccagTCCTGCCCAGGATTCAAAGGC GTTCGCCTCGTACTGGATTTTCGTCGGAGGTCGAAAGGCTTTGCGTACGCGGACTTTGAGAGCTCCGAggaggcgtctgcggcggctgcgcgcatgcacggcgTGAGAATTCGCGAGCGACCGATGAAGGTTTTGATGTCGCAGCCGACCAGAAGCGTCtacgaagagaagacgctctTCATTTCTCAAGTCTCGGAGCGCctcgacgaagcagaggtaGCGGAAGAACTCGCTCGGCTCGGCTTCGTCAACATCTGCGGCGTCCGGTTGATCGGGGACTCCGGCGCGGAGGCGCAGagcgcagaaaaagaacgaactgcagaagaagcgccgcACCGCGCGATACACAAAGG GTACGGCTTCGTCGACTTTTCCTCGCAAGACGCGACTGTCAAGGCTCTGCAGTTCTTTCTACGCCGTCAGAGAGAAGCTCAAGCGGCAGCCGAGAGTCAAGCGAACTTCCTTCTCGGCGGAAAGCCGTTCGTCCTGGCGCCGTCGATTCCGATGAAGAAGCACCGATGGATCTTGGCGCCGCCGAACAAA GAAGCCATCAAGtgggaaagagaagcgaggaaggaggcgccAGTGGATGCGACGACGATTTTTGTGAAAaatctcgccttctccgtcagcgaagaagagctggCAAACCACTTTGTTTCGCTCTTCAGCGTAATCCCCTCTCAAACAGTCGTATGCAG agaTGCCAGCGGCAAATCACGAGGCTTTGCCTTCGTCAAATTCGACACAGAGGCCGACGCCATGGCTGCAATGCTCGCCAACGACTCGCCTCTCA GTGGACGGCCGTTGACAGTCTCGCGCTCGACTCGGAATATCACGACGCCGAAGCAGCAGCATACGCGGCCGCAAAGGCTCGTCGGGGCGAAGCCtgcggagagacagcgtcCGGGAGTAGGTTTCGACGCGCGCAAAAGACATCAGAAACCGCGTTTGGCGCTCGGGGAGACAGGACccaaaggcgaagaagaacgtgCAGAACTGTCCctgtcctcctcttcttccgcctcgtctgcgtcttcttcgtgtgaTGTTCCTGGAGCAGGAGGCGAGGtcagggagaaggagaacgaggaaaaagaggaggagatgcaggaagagcgagaagctgcgagagaagagagagcaccAGGGCAGGACCGAGAGAccgcgaaggaagagaagaaacttgagaaaggagagacgaatgaaaagaaggagggagagaagaagaccaaTGCGTACTTTCGAcagttgtttctctccggaGGTCTTTAG
- a CDS encoding PCI domain-containing protein (encoded by transcript TGME49_292220) produces MAQDATAAPPAGAAGAAEKKSAASSPLLTLCIAVEQLRQGVEQQDDRQVTRMFRQFKTLRTTCTPHTLLLVASRLLWNSDPGNAKANAEPEQGAGSSAPATTADAARSTRDEATLAFWKAMQRALHAAGAEDGTQAMDVDIPPPPAESFPLAAKDFASCLPEVEALLALLLLLRLIDSRRFAQAVEFGDLLVDRVLGSTPVGAPAPSGASETPLWRRRRLDLVGAKCIFYWYRARELDRALTPHVRAKLLNAYTVASVQHDTMTQATVLNLLLRNYIASNQYELALKLISKACFPENLRSNAQQARHLYYLGCIQAVRLEYSAAFAKLQLALRKAPQQPRVAAGFRLAVLKKAIVVELLMGDIPERAIFSRKETRAALLPYKHIVLAVRSGDLHAFARVMSDFEKAFIKDGTLFLIRRLHHNVIRAGLRLISLSYSRISLEDVAEKLGLDSAASAENIVAKAILDGVIEAAIDHEKKCVESKASVAIYSSTEPQKAFNKRITFCLQLHTDAVKAMQYPEAEETQTRGFDDVDERRKALQEEMARVEDEELDDDDLDML; encoded by the exons ATGGCGCAGGACGCGACTGCGGCGCCTCCAGCTGGCGCAGCCGGcgcagccgagaagaagagcgcggcttcttcgcctctgctcaCTCTCTGCATCGCCGTCGAACAGCTGCGGCAGGGCGTCGAGCAGCAAGACGATCGCCAAGTCACGCGCATGTTTCGCCAGTTCAAGACTCTTCGCACAACTTGCACTCCACACACTCTGCTCCTCGTTgcttcgcgcctcctctgGAACTCCGATCCCGGCaacgcgaaggcgaacgcAGAACCTGAACAAGGCGCAGGCTCCTCCGCTCCAGCGACGACTGCAGACGCCGCGCGGTCGACTCGCGACGAGGCGACGCTCGCCTTCTGGAAGGCCATGCAACGCGCTCTCCACGCCGCGGGCGCCGAGGACGGAACCCAGGCGATGGACGTCGACATTCCG cCCCCCCCGGCGGAGTCCTTCCCCTTGGCGGCGAAAGACTTCGCCTCTTGTTTGCCCGAGGTCGAGGCGCTGCtggcgctgctgctgctccttcgtctgATCGACTCGCGCCGCTTCGCTCAGGCCGTCGAGTTCGGCGATCTGCTCGTCGACCGCGTTCTCGGATCGACGCCTGTCGGCGCGCCTGCGCCCTCTGGCGCCAGTGAGACGCCGctctggagaaggagacgcctcGACCTCGTCGGCGCCAAGTGCATCTTCTACTGGTATCGCGCGCGCGAGCTCGACCGAGCTCTCACACCTCACGTCCGAGC AAAACTCCTCAATGCGTACACCGTCGCCAGTGTCCAGCACGACACGATGACGCAAGCGACGGTGTTgaatcttcttcttcgaaacTACATTGCCTCGAACCAGTACGAACTCGCTCTCAAACTG ATTTCCAAGGCCTGCTTCCCGGAAAACCTCCGATCGAACGCGCAGCAAGCTCGCCACCTTTACTACCTCG GATGTATTCAAGCTGTGCGCCTCGAATATAGTGCGGCCTTCGCCAAGCTCCAGTTGGCCCTCCGCAAGGCtccgcagcagccgcgcgTAGCTGCCGGCTTCCGCCTAGCT GTGTTGAAGAAAGCAATCGTCGTCGAGCTGTTGATGGGAGACATTCCTGAAAGGGCCATCTTCAGCCGCAAGGAGACCCGCGCTGCTCTCTTGCCGTACAAACACATCGTGCTG GCGGTGCGTAGCGGcgacttgcatgcgtttgcgcGAGTCATGTCCGACTTTGAAAAAGCGTTCATCAAGGACGGGACTCTCTTCCTCattcgccgcctccaccaCAACGTCATTCGCGCGGGGCTTCGTCTGATTTCTCTGTCTTACTCTCGCATTTCACTC GAAGATGTAGCGGAGAAGCTGGGACTGGACAGCGCGGCGTCTGCAGAGAACATCGTGGCGAAGGCGATTCTCGATGGCGTGATCGAAGCGGCGATCGATCATGAGAAGAAGTGCGTGGAATCCAAG gcAAGTGTGGCGATCTACTCCTCGACAGAGCCGCAGAAAGCCTTCAACAAGCGCATCACCTTCTGTCTGCAGCTCCACACAGATGCCGTCAAG GCAATGCAATAcccagaagcagaggaaacgcagacacgcGGCTTCGACGACGTGGATGAACGCCGGAAGGCTCTGCAGGAGGAAATGGCTAGG gtCGAGGATGAGGAGCTGGACGATGACGATTTGGACATGCTTTAA